The Pseudomonas sp. DG56-2 genome contains a region encoding:
- a CDS encoding IS3 family transposase (programmed frameshift), whose product MTKQRRSFTPEFKREAADLVLKQNYSYIEASRSLGIGESALRRWVDQIQKEHKDVTPQSKALTPEQQKIQELKARIARLERAKSILKKGYHALDVGRSRAFALIDQLSAHEPVDWLCKVFDVTRSCYYAQRLRRRTPDVERLRLRSRVSELFSQSRSSAGSRSILSLMREDGEQLGRSKVRSLMRELDLVSKQPGSHAYKRATVERLNIPNTLNREFDVPAPNQVWGGDITYIWAQGKWHYLAVVLDFCTRRIVGWALSEKPDAELVIKALDMAYEQRGRPSDLLFHSDQGSQYASRLFRQRLWRYRMRQSMSRRGNCWDNAPMERVFRSLKTEWIPTMGYRTAQEAQRDISHFLMHRYNWIRPHQFNDGLAPARAEEKLNVVSGIS is encoded by the exons ATGACCAAACAACGCCGCTCCTTTACTCCTGAATTCAAGCGCGAGGCTGCCGACCTTGTGCTCAAACAAAACTACAGCTACATCGAAGCCAGCCGTTCACTCGGCATTGGTGAATCGGCATTGCGCCGCTGGGTTGACCAGATTCAGAAAGAACATAAAGACGTCACCCCGCAGAGCAAGGCACTGACTCCGGAACAGCAAAAAATTCAGGAGCTGAAAGCCCGGATTGCTCGGCTTGAGCGAGCGAAATCAATACTAAA AAAAGGCTACCACGCTCTTGATGTCGGAAGATCACGAGCGTTCGCGCTGATTGACCAGTTGAGCGCCCATGAGCCGGTTGATTGGCTGTGCAAGGTGTTTGACGTCACTCGCTCGTGTTACTACGCCCAGCGCCTGCGGCGCCGCACGCCCGATGTTGAACGGCTTCGATTGCGTAGTCGCGTCAGTGAGCTGTTCTCGCAAAGTCGTAGCTCTGCGGGCAGTCGCAGCATCCTGTCGCTGATGCGTGAAGACGGTGAGCAACTCGGTCGATCCAAAGTGCGTAGCTTGATGCGCGAGCTTGATTTAGTCAGCAAACAACCCGGCTCCCATGCCTACAAACGAGCAACAGTAGAAAGACTGAATATCCCGAACACATTGAACCGCGAGTTCGACGTGCCAGCGCCCAATCAAGTCTGGGGTGGCGATATCACCTACATTTGGGCGCAAGGAAAGTGGCATTACCTGGCTGTCGTCCTGGATTTTTGTACGCGTCGGATCGTTGGCTGGGCGCTGTCGGAAAAGCCAGACGCTGAGCTGGTGATCAAAGCGCTGGATATGGCTTACGAGCAGCGTGGCAGGCCTTCGGATCTGCTATTCCACTCAGACCAGGGATCGCAATATGCAAGCCGACTCTTTCGCCAGCGGTTGTGGCGATACCGCATGCGCCAGAGCATGAGTCGACGAGGAAACTGCTGGGACAACGCACCGATGGAGCGCGTATTTCGCAGCTTGAAAACAGAATGGATACCGACCATGGGCTATCGAACTGCGCAGGAAGCACAGCGCGATATCAGCCATTTTTTGATGCATCGCTACAACTGGATTCGGCCTCACCAATTCAACGATGGGTTGGCGCCAGCGCGGGCCGAGGAAAAACTTAACGTCGTGTCCGGGATTAGTTGA
- a CDS encoding GNAT family N-acetyltransferase — protein sequence MTQFTEPTEDVIATFLPQILDNEAKGILSDLAAQPNLALEFMDFTQNDTQRAIKHVVGIFEECFHAGHLKVIVSHINGTLYGYALVFILPTKVMAAYCHKIFVYEPYRGRGIGRQILSAVLEGFPEVCLICSPELCSFYTKAGLKYKGDFSVPQSQPVFTLSSGLYEGLAIMSTVDTTGREPMFLLNDEDVGALLAIRYQSTGE from the coding sequence ATGACCCAATTTACCGAACCCACTGAAGATGTGATTGCAACCTTTTTGCCTCAAATCTTGGATAACGAAGCTAAAGGTATTCTCTCTGATTTGGCGGCTCAGCCGAATCTAGCTCTTGAGTTCATGGACTTTACGCAGAATGACACCCAACGCGCAATAAAGCACGTCGTTGGGATTTTCGAGGAGTGTTTCCACGCTGGTCACCTGAAGGTAATTGTGAGCCACATCAATGGAACTTTGTACGGCTACGCACTGGTCTTCATTCTTCCGACAAAGGTAATGGCTGCTTACTGCCATAAAATTTTCGTGTACGAACCATATCGGGGAAGGGGTATCGGCCGGCAAATCCTGTCCGCTGTACTTGAGGGGTTCCCTGAAGTTTGTCTGATCTGCTCGCCGGAGCTTTGCTCGTTCTACACGAAAGCTGGGCTCAAATATAAAGGCGATTTCTCCGTACCTCAGAGCCAGCCGGTTTTCACCCTATCTTCCGGACTGTACGAGGGGCTTGCAATTATGTCGACTGTCGATACCACCGGCCGCGAGCCGATGTTCCTGCTCAATGACGAAGATGTAGGCGCATTGCTTGCGATCCGGTATCAGAGTACTGGTGAATGA
- a CDS encoding AAA family ATPase — MLKNIIIKGFKSYRDQRLPLSSLTLMIGANASGKSNALEAFRFLCWLGQGQKLSVLRHRVDDSEQILRGQIKDLPYLQGQSFTLGCETDDSEWNSFNIEISLREDELHIVQESISSPTQRFPLYRIEQSSIGLSTDVRVAYNNFSTGGKKPQITCTDQIAILNQLASSALFDSGHKKAQKVIPQTTEHFQSLLANTLFLDPVPALMRGDSYPDKKLRGDCSNLSGVLFTLWQDEGARPAIIEFIKSLPEQDVKDVNFFEDRRGRVSLELVENFGSVERNWSVELLSDGTLRVLAIAAALLSIPAESTLVIEEVDNGVHPSRARQLMKTMREQAELRGVRLLLSTHNPALMDALPDTALGDVVFCYRDPQDGDSRLVRLADLQDYAGLVSQGPLGELVTNGIVDRFVKSPITVKQKRQNALDWLRKMQGES, encoded by the coding sequence ATGCTGAAAAATATTATCATCAAGGGATTTAAAAGTTATCGAGACCAGCGTTTACCTCTATCGTCCTTGACTCTAATGATAGGTGCTAATGCTTCTGGGAAAAGTAATGCTTTAGAGGCCTTCCGTTTTCTATGCTGGCTTGGCCAAGGACAGAAGTTATCGGTGTTACGCCACCGAGTAGACGATTCAGAGCAAATACTCCGTGGCCAGATTAAGGACCTTCCGTACCTCCAGGGCCAGTCATTCACACTGGGTTGTGAAACCGATGATTCGGAGTGGAATAGCTTCAATATCGAAATATCCCTGCGTGAAGATGAGTTGCATATTGTTCAAGAGAGTATTAGCTCGCCCACCCAAAGATTCCCGCTTTACCGTATCGAGCAGTCCTCTATTGGTCTGAGTACTGACGTGCGGGTTGCGTATAATAATTTCTCCACAGGCGGCAAGAAGCCACAAATCACATGCACTGACCAGATAGCCATTCTAAATCAACTCGCCAGTTCAGCATTGTTCGATTCGGGCCATAAGAAAGCACAGAAGGTGATCCCGCAAACGACTGAACACTTCCAGAGCCTACTAGCTAACACTTTGTTTCTTGATCCTGTGCCAGCCTTGATGCGCGGCGATAGTTATCCGGACAAGAAGCTCCGAGGTGACTGCTCTAATTTGTCCGGTGTGCTCTTTACGCTTTGGCAGGACGAAGGGGCCCGCCCAGCCATAATCGAATTCATCAAGAGTCTTCCTGAGCAAGACGTAAAAGATGTCAATTTTTTCGAGGATCGCCGCGGACGGGTCTCCTTGGAGCTGGTTGAAAACTTCGGTTCGGTCGAGCGTAATTGGTCAGTTGAGTTGCTCTCTGATGGTACTCTTCGGGTGCTGGCTATCGCCGCTGCCTTACTGTCTATTCCTGCGGAATCAACACTAGTTATTGAGGAAGTCGACAACGGCGTCCATCCATCGCGAGCACGCCAACTTATGAAAACCATGCGTGAGCAAGCTGAGCTACGTGGTGTGCGTCTGCTGCTCAGCACTCACAATCCCGCTTTGATGGATGCACTCCCAGACACTGCATTGGGCGATGTAGTATTTTGCTACCGTGACCCCCAGGATGGCGACAGCCGCTTGGTACGCCTCGCAGATCTGCAAGACTATGCCGGTTTAGTTTCCCAAGGGCCATTGGGGGAGTTAGTAACCAACGGCATTGTGGATCGCTTCGTGAAATCACCTATCACGGTTAAACAGAAGCGACAAAATGCATTAGATTGGCTCCGGAAAATGCAGGGTGAGTCCTAA
- a CDS encoding tyrosine-type recombinase/integrase — protein sequence MPKAVVIEGHQLEHAVKIARVSSPENGNRDAALLPTCFGTGMTVTEICRLRVSDYVSESGEVLIDSQVRVEPAYKHRARSLCWTNKKLTNAIDAPMVERLDRGHGVSARRIAYRASLFVSGRTGDGLKISATQRDGKTYYSANQLSRLYIRLFAQAGGEGASAQSGWRTLAVKLKRQGIDFRHISEILGIESLEAVKRLCAGDPARLGDIVRRIV from the coding sequence ATGCCCAAGGCGGTAGTCATCGAGGGTCACCAGCTCGAACATGCGGTGAAGATTGCTAGGGTAAGCAGCCCCGAGAATGGCAATCGTGACGCGGCCCTGCTGCCCACATGCTTCGGCACCGGCATGACGGTGACCGAGATTTGCCGACTGCGTGTAAGCGACTACGTAAGCGAATCCGGTGAGGTACTGATCGACTCCCAGGTGCGAGTAGAGCCTGCTTACAAACATCGCGCACGATCTCTGTGCTGGACGAACAAGAAACTGACCAATGCTATTGACGCACCCATGGTCGAACGCCTGGACCGCGGCCATGGAGTTTCAGCAAGGCGTATAGCCTACCGGGCGTCGTTGTTCGTGTCGGGCCGCACCGGTGACGGGCTGAAGATCAGTGCCACACAACGTGACGGCAAGACTTACTACAGCGCTAACCAGCTGAGTCGTCTCTATATCCGCCTGTTCGCCCAAGCCGGTGGTGAGGGTGCAAGCGCCCAATCAGGGTGGCGAACATTGGCGGTGAAGCTGAAGCGCCAAGGCATCGATTTTCGACATATAAGCGAGATACTGGGAATCGAGAGCCTAGAAGCAGTAAAACGGCTGTGCGCGGGTGATCCAGCGCGGCTTGGCGACATTGTGCGGAGAATTGTTTGA
- a CDS encoding HNH endonuclease — protein MSSITALDAQGQRLLALLVAKLPSVRPANPQTFIGYKEVHDRLGLPQLREKFGESLKVQGLVSLAEWTYETRKPAITGLVIDRSSLMPGKGYFELFGRQPEDFAWWREEIEKSKSFDWLPFLPQETVPEPPAAVDIEGSTDRAEVTTYRIIRDTLLARRVKQLHDYQCQLCDHTIILPDGSRYAEAHHVQPLGAPHNGPDILENIVCVCPNHHAELDYGARTLNQTDLRPAEGHSLGDRYLAYHNTNVHKAP, from the coding sequence ATGTCTTCCATTACTGCTCTTGATGCTCAGGGCCAGCGGCTGTTGGCGCTCCTAGTAGCCAAACTACCCTCCGTAAGGCCTGCAAACCCGCAAACCTTCATCGGCTACAAGGAAGTGCACGACCGTCTTGGCCTACCTCAGCTGCGAGAAAAATTTGGCGAAAGCCTCAAGGTCCAAGGACTCGTTTCTCTTGCTGAATGGACGTATGAAACTCGCAAACCAGCGATCACCGGCCTGGTGATTGATCGCAGCTCATTGATGCCGGGCAAAGGCTATTTTGAGTTGTTTGGTCGACAGCCTGAGGACTTTGCCTGGTGGAGGGAAGAAATTGAAAAATCGAAAAGCTTCGATTGGTTGCCATTTCTCCCCCAGGAGACTGTTCCAGAGCCGCCTGCGGCCGTTGATATTGAAGGTTCAACTGATCGCGCAGAAGTAACAACTTATCGGATCATTCGCGACACATTGCTGGCACGGCGAGTCAAGCAACTACACGACTACCAATGCCAACTCTGCGATCACACGATCATACTGCCTGATGGGAGCCGGTACGCTGAAGCCCATCATGTTCAGCCACTGGGAGCCCCCCATAACGGACCTGATATATTGGAGAACATCGTCTGCGTATGCCCGAATCACCACGCCGAGCTTGATTACGGCGCGCGCACTCTCAACCAAACCGACCTCCGACCAGCAGAGGGGCACTCTCTTGGAGACCGCTATCTGGCATACCACAATACGAACGTCCACAAAGCGCCTTAG
- a CDS encoding endonuclease domain-containing protein: MMKYPGHPTTPPSWYRDRTPSPIESAFSEAAADLAEKIQREHWFGDSQKHHRFRVDFLLEDARLIIELDGHEYHSSKEQIAKDTQRQRYLTRAGYTVLRFTGSEIHQSADQCVAIVKQTYREILQRAPAKYRVMYVDYSFLLKQTHAAVRFYKGLYPEKRLCAPSLAELIPHAIQWLHEKSFITVYVFAPPHLEDEIKALDAQVLEYEKGEVKFTTLASELYSIDLGEHMQSYAHLFDEFILIADDPVYVDPLIAVLPRQMSQRAVGDYTHEYLANGKLLRLCNDETSFIPGDLNRVLWQNVGYAIGSAMGLHPYEL, encoded by the coding sequence ATGATGAAATACCCTGGGCACCCTACTACGCCCCCAAGTTGGTATCGCGACAGAACTCCCTCCCCCATCGAGAGTGCGTTCAGTGAAGCAGCGGCAGACCTAGCAGAGAAAATCCAGCGAGAGCACTGGTTTGGGGATAGTCAGAAGCATCATCGTTTTCGGGTTGACTTCCTGCTAGAGGACGCTCGATTGATCATTGAGCTTGACGGGCACGAATACCACTCTTCTAAGGAACAGATAGCAAAAGACACTCAAAGGCAACGCTATCTGACGCGAGCTGGCTATACCGTACTCAGGTTCACCGGGAGTGAGATCCACCAGAGCGCGGATCAATGCGTTGCCATCGTCAAGCAGACCTATCGAGAAATCCTCCAGCGAGCCCCTGCAAAATACAGGGTCATGTACGTCGACTACTCATTCTTACTAAAGCAAACTCACGCCGCAGTGCGATTTTATAAGGGCCTGTATCCTGAGAAGAGGCTTTGTGCACCTTCACTGGCAGAGCTTATCCCGCATGCAATCCAGTGGTTGCACGAAAAATCATTCATCACTGTCTATGTATTCGCCCCACCCCACTTAGAGGACGAAATAAAGGCACTGGACGCGCAGGTGCTTGAATACGAGAAAGGGGAGGTAAAATTTACTACGTTGGCGAGTGAGCTTTACTCCATTGATCTCGGAGAGCACATGCAGAGCTATGCTCACCTATTTGATGAGTTCATTTTGATTGCTGACGACCCTGTGTACGTAGATCCACTTATCGCGGTATTGCCTCGCCAGATGAGCCAGCGAGCGGTCGGCGACTATACCCACGAATACCTAGCGAACGGAAAGCTTCTTCGCCTCTGCAACGACGAAACGTCCTTCATCCCGGGAGACCTCAATCGCGTTCTCTGGCAGAACGTAGGCTACGCTATCGGGTCAGCAATGGGGCTTCATCCCTATGAGCTCTAG
- a CDS encoding PIN domain-containing protein — MDSSKTLFVFPDTNVFVQCKQLGALNWNDLGNYEKIVLMVTRPVIAEVDRQKSGSGKLARRARLANGLFAKFLQEDQVNIDTQGNGPTVLVSLGQDLEPSPELNGEMNYSHVDDLLVGIAHAYQKNTDAKVLFLSYDTGPLLRAKRVGVQFQRVPENWLLTAENDEDERKIQNLEAQLRELTSAEPRCNISFEEDSWTFSYRKHLALSDGEISMLMNMLIENNPIRTDFSAKEPERRGLGATASLMPLSRFMLPSQTEINRYNDKYEKWITDCEKLFTKLHLELDRRDGEIIVTTLLNNAGNRPAEDVVVRFKVKGAEFGILSPTDLDDEEEPAFTEIPPPPSPPKGKHVSPLSHFTDLASLGFDSSLLASDRLLNTDIFSKHNRDANGFYWKFGKPKSPTDNVEFECKQWRHQDGNESFSLRIVTKGSEKNLRGALQVTVSAANLRAPVKSTKSIQIEIEEVHIFAIAKNLIAQITSPT; from the coding sequence ATGGACAGCAGCAAAACCCTTTTTGTGTTCCCGGATACGAACGTGTTCGTTCAATGCAAACAGCTCGGAGCATTGAACTGGAACGACTTGGGAAATTATGAAAAAATTGTTTTAATGGTCACTCGGCCAGTAATCGCTGAAGTTGACCGTCAAAAATCCGGAAGTGGAAAACTCGCCAGGCGAGCAAGACTTGCAAATGGGTTGTTTGCTAAATTCTTGCAAGAAGACCAAGTAAATATTGACACCCAAGGGAATGGCCCCACCGTATTGGTATCGCTTGGGCAAGACTTAGAACCCTCTCCCGAGCTCAATGGTGAGATGAACTATAGTCATGTCGATGACCTATTGGTAGGCATCGCTCATGCTTATCAGAAAAACACGGACGCTAAGGTCTTGTTCCTATCATATGACACTGGGCCTCTTTTGAGGGCAAAACGGGTTGGCGTTCAATTTCAGAGAGTTCCGGAAAATTGGCTTTTGACAGCCGAAAACGATGAAGACGAGCGAAAAATTCAAAACCTTGAGGCGCAATTGCGCGAGCTGACCTCCGCTGAGCCTAGGTGCAATATTTCTTTTGAAGAGGATTCTTGGACATTCAGTTATCGAAAGCACCTAGCGCTTTCGGATGGTGAAATCTCAATGCTCATGAACATGCTGATTGAAAACAATCCCATCAGGACTGACTTCAGCGCCAAGGAGCCGGAGAGACGAGGGTTAGGCGCCACTGCGTCACTCATGCCACTGTCTCGCTTTATGCTCCCGAGTCAAACAGAAATCAACAGATACAACGACAAATATGAAAAATGGATTACTGACTGCGAGAAATTATTCACAAAATTACATTTAGAGCTAGATAGGCGTGATGGAGAAATCATCGTAACCACTCTATTGAACAATGCTGGAAATCGCCCAGCCGAAGATGTTGTGGTTAGATTCAAAGTAAAGGGAGCGGAGTTTGGAATTTTGAGTCCAACTGACCTGGATGATGAGGAGGAGCCAGCTTTCACCGAAATCCCTCCACCGCCCTCCCCCCCGAAAGGCAAGCACGTTTCTCCTCTATCTCACTTCACAGACCTCGCATCACTAGGCTTTGATTCTTCGCTTTTAGCGAGTGATCGCCTATTGAATACAGATATTTTTTCGAAACACAACCGCGACGCAAACGGATTTTATTGGAAGTTTGGGAAACCGAAATCACCGACTGACAATGTGGAGTTCGAATGCAAGCAGTGGCGGCATCAGGATGGCAATGAAAGCTTCAGTTTGAGAATTGTCACCAAGGGATCTGAAAAAAATCTTCGCGGGGCCCTTCAAGTTACAGTCAGCGCCGCGAACCTACGAGCGCCAGTGAAGTCTACGAAATCCATTCAAATAGAAATTGAAGAAGTACATATTTTTGCGATTGCAAAAAACCTAATCGCACAAATTACTTCACCTACATAG
- a CDS encoding MFS transporter, producing the protein MSAYESLTQAASSTKGVGLSIAILASAAFLIVTTEFLIVGLLPALARDLGISISVAGQLVTLFAFTVMIFGPPLTAALSHLDRKKLFISILLIFAAANALAAVSDSFWLLAVARVVPALALPVFWGTASETAGQLAGPQRSGQAISKVYLGISAAMLFGIPVGTVVSNAIGWRGAFWLLAGLSLIMAIAMSVYMPTVARTAKVDFFKQARIFKEPYFLANVFLSVVVFTAMFTAYTYLADVLERVTGVAPEHVGWWLMAFGAIGLVGNWIGGKAVDKSPIKATALFLIVLSIGMAAIAPLAHAGLIFCVALGLWGIANTALYPVSQVRVMSSVSHSQALAGTTNVSAANAGIGIGAIVGGMTIPSLGVEYLGYVASAVAVIALALVPIVRKLAP; encoded by the coding sequence ATGTCTGCCTATGAATCCCTTACCCAAGCCGCTTCTTCCACGAAGGGGGTTGGGCTGAGCATTGCCATCTTGGCCTCTGCGGCCTTTCTCATCGTAACGACCGAGTTTCTGATCGTGGGTTTGCTGCCTGCCCTTGCCAGAGATCTTGGTATTTCAATCTCTGTGGCAGGGCAGTTGGTTACCCTATTTGCCTTCACAGTAATGATCTTTGGCCCACCCCTGACGGCTGCGCTTTCTCACCTCGATCGGAAAAAACTATTTATCTCGATCCTGCTGATCTTCGCCGCAGCAAACGCCTTAGCGGCCGTGTCCGACAGCTTTTGGCTCCTCGCTGTCGCCCGTGTGGTGCCTGCTTTAGCGCTACCGGTTTTCTGGGGAACGGCCAGTGAAACGGCTGGACAGCTGGCGGGCCCACAGCGATCTGGCCAAGCTATCTCGAAAGTGTACTTGGGCATCTCGGCGGCAATGCTGTTCGGTATTCCAGTGGGCACAGTTGTGTCGAATGCGATTGGCTGGAGAGGTGCGTTTTGGTTGCTGGCAGGTTTGTCGCTGATCATGGCGATTGCGATGTCGGTGTACATGCCCACTGTCGCTCGTACTGCGAAAGTGGATTTTTTCAAGCAAGCACGCATCTTCAAAGAGCCCTATTTCCTTGCCAATGTGTTCCTTTCGGTGGTGGTTTTTACAGCCATGTTCACCGCTTACACCTACTTGGCCGATGTCCTTGAGCGAGTGACAGGTGTGGCTCCGGAGCATGTCGGATGGTGGCTGATGGCATTTGGCGCAATTGGCCTGGTCGGTAATTGGATCGGTGGCAAGGCCGTCGACAAGTCCCCAATCAAGGCCACTGCGCTCTTTCTGATAGTGCTCAGCATTGGTATGGCCGCAATTGCGCCACTCGCACATGCAGGACTGATCTTCTGCGTTGCTCTTGGCCTTTGGGGAATCGCCAATACCGCTCTTTATCCTGTAAGCCAGGTGCGAGTCATGAGTTCGGTTTCCCACTCTCAGGCACTGGCGGGCACCACCAACGTATCGGCAGCTAACGCAGGCATTGGTATCGGTGCCATTGTTGGGGGTATGACAATTCCAAGCCTTGGGGTTGAATATCTAGGCTACGTGGCATCCGCAGTAGCGGTGATCGCTTTGGCGCTGGTTCCGATCGTTCGCAAGCTTGCCCCTTAG
- a CDS encoding LysR substrate-binding domain-containing protein yields MFSSERLKGIDVFVAVADFGSFTAAAERLNLTSSAVSKSVARLESRLGTRLFNRTTRSLALTEAGVVFYRTCASVLTDLEEVEHAIIAENNEPHGRVRIDLPASFGRLHVLPLIMDFVRLHPMLQPHISFTDRFIDPVYEGIDIVVRIGGADVWPANLGHQYFGAQRLMFCASPEYLEQYGTPQCERDLDNHHCVGYGQSDGLVSPWFFRGRQPGEMERRTVHTRIAVGDGEGEVAAVLAGHGIGQLPTWLTQRHIEQETLVEVLPDLSTDGLPMNLVWLKSREGQPKVRALLDYLLPRLTPHGAQPTVLPLG; encoded by the coding sequence ATGTTCTCGTCCGAGCGACTGAAAGGTATCGATGTCTTTGTCGCAGTCGCTGATTTTGGCAGCTTCACCGCTGCCGCCGAACGACTGAACCTCACAAGCTCGGCAGTAAGCAAAAGCGTGGCACGTTTGGAGAGTCGACTAGGGACTCGTCTTTTCAACCGCACGACGAGAAGTCTGGCTCTTACCGAGGCCGGTGTCGTTTTCTACAGAACGTGCGCATCCGTTTTGACGGATCTCGAAGAAGTCGAACATGCAATTATCGCCGAGAACAATGAGCCTCATGGCAGGGTACGGATCGATCTTCCGGCCTCCTTTGGGCGGCTACACGTTCTTCCCTTGATCATGGACTTTGTGCGCCTTCACCCCATGCTTCAACCGCACATCTCTTTCACTGATCGCTTCATCGATCCTGTATACGAAGGCATTGATATCGTCGTGCGCATTGGTGGCGCTGATGTTTGGCCGGCAAATCTTGGCCATCAGTATTTCGGCGCTCAGCGCTTGATGTTCTGCGCATCCCCTGAGTACCTCGAACAATATGGCACCCCGCAATGTGAGCGTGATCTCGATAACCACCATTGCGTTGGATATGGGCAAAGCGACGGCTTGGTCAGCCCATGGTTCTTTAGAGGGCGTCAGCCGGGAGAAATGGAACGCCGGACCGTCCACACGCGCATTGCAGTGGGCGATGGCGAGGGAGAAGTAGCGGCGGTACTTGCCGGCCACGGTATTGGCCAGTTACCGACGTGGCTCACTCAGCGCCACATTGAGCAGGAAACGCTCGTAGAGGTGCTACCAGATTTATCCACAGATGGTTTGCCGATGAATCTGGTCTGGTTGAAAAGTCGAGAGGGGCAACCCAAGGTTCGAGCGTTACTGGACTATCTCCTTCCCAGGTTAACGCCGCACGGCGCACAACCTACAGTACTGCCTTTAGGCTGA
- a CDS encoding DUF3077 domain-containing protein, whose product MSEASVGSSGSGFRTIGVGVFGEGVSGTADDRLFRVEPGHDAGFVLEQAALLMGCVGKLTQHVMFEQDEAMLCAAHYLSGMAKALVEDLAHGMV is encoded by the coding sequence ATGAGCGAGGCGTCGGTTGGCAGCAGTGGTTCAGGGTTTAGAACGATAGGTGTCGGGGTGTTTGGTGAGGGGGTAAGCGGCACCGCGGATGATCGACTGTTTCGGGTTGAGCCTGGGCATGATGCTGGGTTTGTTCTGGAACAGGCTGCGCTGTTGATGGGCTGTGTGGGGAAGCTGACTCAGCATGTGATGTTTGAGCAGGACGAAGCGATGCTGTGTGCTGCGCATTATTTGAGTGGGATGGCGAAGGCGCTGGTTGAAGATTTGGCGCATGGGATGGTGTAA
- a CDS encoding class II aldolase/adducin family protein, translated as MLQDKLNQDLLARYTPKPGRYALLPELTPQQTLALLCRVLFREGYNDHIAGHITVRQDDGTYLANPWELTWGEVSASDIVRLDHQGTVIEGEWNITPAINLHMDLHAARPDVHVVIHNHPQWGSVWSAAGRIPPVYDQTSALVDTDPVLYDEYRGTVENTELGRAVVGALGTNKWALLANHGVLVVANGIRQAHLRAITLEWRSRLAWHVEALGGGAPLPGHVVDATGRRTDTNGFPFLWEAMAREEIRRDRGVLE; from the coding sequence ATGTTGCAAGACAAGCTGAACCAAGACCTGTTGGCTCGATACACACCCAAGCCGGGGCGGTATGCGCTGCTGCCTGAACTCACCCCACAACAAACACTGGCGCTGCTGTGCCGGGTGTTGTTTCGCGAGGGCTATAACGACCACATCGCCGGTCACATCACTGTTCGTCAGGACGACGGCACCTACTTGGCCAACCCATGGGAGCTTACCTGGGGAGAGGTGAGCGCCTCGGACATCGTGCGCCTCGATCACCAGGGCACGGTAATCGAAGGTGAATGGAACATCACGCCGGCCATCAACTTGCATATGGACTTGCACGCCGCACGACCGGATGTGCACGTGGTTATCCACAACCATCCGCAGTGGGGTTCGGTGTGGTCGGCGGCCGGGCGCATCCCCCCTGTCTACGACCAGACATCCGCCTTGGTTGACACCGACCCGGTGCTCTATGACGAGTATCGCGGCACGGTGGAAAACACCGAATTGGGCCGCGCCGTGGTCGGCGCACTCGGTACAAACAAATGGGCGCTGCTCGCCAACCACGGCGTACTGGTTGTGGCCAACGGCATTCGCCAGGCACATTTACGAGCGATCACATTGGAGTGGCGTAGTCGTTTGGCTTGGCATGTTGAGGCGCTGGGTGGGGGCGCGCCGTTACCTGGCCATGTGGTGGATGCAACCGGCAGGCGAACCGATACGAATGGGTTTCCGTTTTTGTGGGAGGCCATGGCGCGGGAGGAAATTCGGCGTGATCGGGGTGTTCTTGAATAA